The genomic region ttttattcagcaaggatgcatttataatgttccaTTTCAAATGCTGTCAAAAAAAATCTATACGTTTTGAACTTTTTGATCCTGAAAGGTATCACAGTttctactaaaatattaattattattgttttcaacatggatttaaaaacatttcttaagcagcaaatcagcatagaataatttctgaaggatcatgtgacaacgaagactgataaaaattcagctttgcatcacaggaataaattacatgttaaaatatattgtaaatactgtattttaaattttaacatttcacaatgtgactgttttattgtatttttgatcaaataaatgcagtcctgACTTAAAGGCACAATGTgtgatatttaacaatatatttacagataagcaatataatatacataattatgCTTTCATAGGTGTATAAAGACATTTCTTAATGAACCGTTATGTTTCTATCACTTAAGATTGAGCTATTGTGTGAGTTTcacacattgcacctttaaagggatagttcacctaaaaatgcaaatgtgatgtttatctgcttaacccCAAGGCATCCAgtatgtaggtgactttgtttcttcagtagagcaCAAACTGAGAACACAGatcattgcagtctgtcagtcttaaaatgtaagtggatgggaatcaaggctaaaacatacaataaaaaaaaacatgcaaacaaaactaaattaaaccctgcggctcgtgatgtctcactgatgtgtaaagacacaaaacaattggcctgtgcaagaaactgaacagtacaTCACTTTTTTACCTCTGAGTCTGATGCACTGCAATGCCTGAACTGTCTGAGCGCCTTCTCAAAACACAGCCTGCAAGtgaggcttcttcttcttcttgctttacaacAGATTGCAGACtcataagtgcattactgccaccatTCTCTCAAATGGTACAgcgatccgccataaagcaagaagaaaaagaagacgcCTCATATGTAGGCTGTGTTTTGAGGAGGTGCTCGGACAGTTCAGGCATTGCAGTGCATCAGAAAAAAACTATGTAACTACTCTTCCGATcgttttgtgtttttacacatcAATGTGTCATCACGAGCCGCaggatttaatttggttttgtttgcgtatgtttttttgttttgtttattgttttagccgtgattcctaTCCACTTctattataagactgacagactgcaacagctTGAGTTCAAACTCTTTGTCTGTGTTCTACTGTTCGACTgatatcttggatgccctgggggtaaagcagataaacataaaattttcatttttgggtgaactatccctttaagacatctTTATGGTCTAGATATGTGCATGTCTGCAGGGGGTTCCcattctggcatttttttaattaatttcatgtagtcagttttgtatatttaaaattttgtaaTGTTTCCTGTTTGAAACTGTACCTAGACTAGCTGTATAAAAGGGTGCTTTCAtactttcacccaaaaatatgaataacaattcatatttttgttaaaaaaaaaattaagcacttaatttcacagtcttttcaaaGTTCCAGGTCTGTAGACTATTTGCAACTGCACTCCCTGTACCTCAGCTCTTGATTGAAATGTCACTCTCCCTGTACATCACGATCATAATATTTAAGCCCATTGTCTTCTGATTTTCAGAAATCCATTAATCGGTTCCATAGAGTTATTAACCCAAACACAGACTGATGCTGCAGAGAGATATTGATGTCACTGTCCCGTGATAAAAGATCCTGGCGCTATGATGGAGAGGATTAACTGGTTTTATCTGGGATTAAAGACGACCCCCGTCTATGTTTCCTAATGGCTGTGGTGGGTTATATTCAAAGCTTAAGACCTTCTAAAAGCTCTCTCCATCCGTCGCTTCAGTCGAGAGAGAAGCTCGCTCACAAGTTTGTGCACAAGTACGTTACTCGATCGCAGCATGACAGAAATGTTCATTCTCGTTTTGAAGTATGCActgatatttgcattttaataagaAGAAAATCCAGATGAAGATTGTAGAACTGGACATGACGTCTGTGGCGGACAAAATGGAGGTATTTGATACTTTTATCTttacatttcagatttaatttcaaatgtaGGTTTTCGCGCCTACTGTCTGTTAAAAGTGAATCGTATGTTTTTGTCTCGACAGCGAGTGTCAGTCGAGCAGGACGAGATGTTTTCTCCGATTAGTGAAGCTCAGCGTGGAAGAACAGATGAAGAACAGCGCGGTTTCTCGGGTCCAACAACAGAGCAACAAACTCACAGCTACAGCTCAGGTCAGAACAGATACTGGGATTAAAACACCAATTCAATTACTTCCACCCTCACCTTTAACGACACTATTTATTAGTGCTATTTATTTGTTAAGGCaagactaaatgaaaaaaaaaaggtaaatttccCCATACTTACACATctgatcaaagaccatttttgtatattacatgttttctgaagcattatatttcaatatgaaaattaggtattttctaaataaatatgcactTATCTACATAAATTtgcagaacagaaatctgaacattggataaagccagattaaaaaaaaactcttaataaTCACTTAATAATTTAGAgggaaaaacatgttttagaaaaatatatatatatacacacacaggaataaatgttgtatttaagtgctgctgaagtggagatttcTGGCTCAGTGCAGgagaaaactaattttaaatacatgctgtaattgaaatctacagatgcaaatgaCTAAAGTGTAATGTAACAAGCGTGTATTTTGGATGTTCTCTTTCCACTAGTTGTGACAGCGAAATAgtccaaaatctcaaaatgtacCAGCTGCATTGACATCTTCCCTTAAAAGTATTTTCTCTGCATGTTCTGCACCAGATCCAGATGCTTTTTTCCAGTTCCTGGTCAAGAGTCAAAGTCAGCGATTAGACGACCAGCGGGTGGCACTGAGCTCATTGCCAGGGATGGAAGCGTTCACCATCAAAGATCCGAAAGATGGAAGTGTACTGAAGACAAACTTTGATCAGATTTGCAACCTGGTCAGCAAAGCTAATGTAAGTTTTCCAAACAATATATAATGCATGCTGCaaggttcgtttttttttttttaaatcagtgtatATCTATAAGAAAGGTTTGAGAGTGAACTTCTTTACCTGTTATGTAGAGTTTGAAGAAACACAACCCTCCAAAAACAAGCCTGACCCCCGGGGCCCAGGACTCTATGAGAAGATCAAGCTACAATCCTCCAACTGCTGCTGATACAGACACCTACAACACTCTCACGACCAGATCAGCCTCATACAACCCTATATCAGACAAGGACAGAATGGACCATGAAAGTTTTCAAGTGAGTATGAATGTTATATTTACACTAGCCTCGGATACTTAAGCcatatttttctcaaaatgcCTGTTATTCTTGTTCTGAATCCATCAGCGTGAGCAGGATCAGCTGTTGTGTCTAGTTAGTCAAGCACAAAGTAGACGTATGGATGAACAACGCTGTTCAATTAACCCTTTATCACCTGGACGTATGGGGAACACCCAGTCAGGTAAGTGTGTCATGTGTAATGACTTATCAAAGGACAAACCAGTCAGTGCAGTTTCTGTTCCTCTACACCCAGATCAAGATGTCGAGAAGTTTTTTAAACTCATTGCTAGCACTCAAAGCCGGCGGTTCGATGACCAGCGGGCGACGCTAAACCAGCTGCCAGAGATCACATCGCCTCGTGGGATAACTGCTGCGGATTCAGATCACCTCTTCAGCATGGTCTCCAGAATTCAGGTGAGTACGCTCAGATGTTGCCTTCATCATTTAAAGGCATTATACTGTATGTTCCCTTTCACACGTTTGgtctcagtatatatatatatatatatatatatatatatatatatattttttttttaaagataaatgtattattttattcagcaagtatgtattatattgatcaaaagtgagagtaaagacatgtataatgttatagaagatttctattttaaataaaattctgttctattcaccaaagaatcctaaaaaacgTAACCTGGTTTCTACAAATAATTTGcagcatgttttattaaaaaaaaaaaaaatcaaggaaaattATTAATGATACATTTGTGAGACAAATGCACAGCTTTAACAAGGGCAAGAGCCCAAATATAGGCCAGCAAAAAAGGGGCTTATTTTAAGATGTTAATCAACATTTACTAGCGCTCTCCTGTTTCTATAATTGGTACATGCCCAGAAACAGAAGCCTGGATAGACTATCATTAGTTTAAAAGCACTCTGTGATAACGATGCACTCTTGTATTATTGTCTCTTTGGCAGGGCTCTCGGATAGATGATCAGCGATGCTATGCTCCCAATATCCAGCTGGGGTCTCCTGCCCCCCCTAAGAAGTCTCAATCTCAACCCGTATCCCTGTCTGGATCAGGCTCACCCCCTAAATCAGCCCAGAGATCGGAAACATTCAGCCCTGCCTCCGAGGTGAGCAGCCACAATCCAGACTGCATTCAACTGTAGCACAGTTCATTCTGAATAATGTTAGTTGCCTGTTGGGATGAAAATTGGCCTTTTTGCTTAATCTGGTAGAATGCATGAAATGGAAACATTTGTGTTCAAATTTTACATGGTCcctttagaaaataataataataatagaaataaaataaaacaaaacatgttaaGTCTGCGTCATGCTGTCTGTTAACATAGACAGTTTTTATATGGTAACCAAACTATGTTCCTGTGAAGGTAGAATGCTGCTGAGCCccaaatataccgtatttttcggactataagtcgcacctgagtataagtcgcatcagtccaaaaatacttcatgatgaggaaaaaaacataaataagtatcactggactataaatcgcatttattgagaaccaagagaaaacattaccatctacagccgcgagagggcgctctatgttttcagtctATACTACAGGagtactgagcagcatagagcgccctcttgcggctggagatggtaatgttttctattggttcatttctcttggttcatgttaaattaattttgataaataagtcgcacctgactataagtcgcaggaccagccaaactatgaaaaaaaagtgtgacttatagtccagaaaatacggtaaatgaaATGTACATAGTTTTCTTTCTCTGCATCAGGTACAAAATTGCACTGACCAGGA from Carassius auratus strain Wakin unplaced genomic scaffold, ASM336829v1 scaf_tig00034069, whole genome shotgun sequence harbors:
- the LOC113081377 gene encoding Purkinje cell protein 2 homolog is translated as MKIVELDMTSVADKMERVSVEQDEMFSPISEAQRGRTDEEQRGFSGPTTEQQTHSYSSDPDAFFQFLVKSQSQRLDDQRVALSSLPGMEAFTIKDPKDGSVLKTNFDQICNLVSKANVSFPNNI